From a region of the Phaseolus vulgaris cultivar G19833 chromosome 6, P. vulgaris v2.0, whole genome shotgun sequence genome:
- the LOC137832151 gene encoding uncharacterized protein: protein MASSGAKPSSRYSSYDSRSSTSSHFSDPSSSHEFNNPRTKPTSSRALVKTKPSHTAKVDPTFTTMVKKFMDRKPKSSSATATRLIIPSDLLVQDLKKDAKRVAGFSTLQKKLFGKGGSEKKEKVKALTEVKNNTRTLAMVLRSERELLSINKEHDEQISHLNQMLEDKNKEVEKLKDLCLKQREEIKSLKNAILFPDVMNSQLQELLEKQGSELKQAKVVIPALQQQVFSLTGQLQTLAEDLAEVKADKYSAKAGLLGYGSSPRTPTHVREDACNSWEFSSDDQSDDLLLKDLNPCLTPFTAKSRSKEFEGRGSGSILDESLSEDDAKVYPEMNFSSLDHNFSKSSDCCHNSSKRSVATKAGRRSDESKLAYGGRMNHKFA from the exons ATGGCTTCCTCCGGTGCGAAACCTTCTTCGCGTTACAGTTCCTACGATTCACGCTCTTCCACCTCCTCTCATTTCTCTGACCCTTCTTCCTCCCATGAATTCAACAACCCCAGAACCAAACCCACTTCCTCACGCGCCCTCGTCAAGACCAAACCCTCTCACACCGCCAAGGTGGACCCCACCTTCACCACCATGGTCAAGAAGTTCATGGACCGCAAGCCCAAGTCCTCCTCCGCCACCGCCACCAGGTTGATTATTCCCTCCGATTTGTTGGTGCAGGATTTGAAGAAGGACGCCAAGAGAGTGGCGGGCTTCTCTACTCTGCAGAAGAAGCTCTTCGGAAAGGGCGGTTCCGAGAAGAAGGAGAAGGTGAAGGCCTTGACGGAGGTCAAAAACAACACCAGGACATTGGCCATGGTGCTGAGGAGCGAGAGGGAGCTTCTCAGCATcaacaaggagcacgatgagcaGATTTCCCATCTCAACCAAATGCTTGAGGACAAGAACAAAGAG GTGGAGAAGTTGAAGGACTTGTGTTTGAAGCAAAGGGAGGAGATCAAGTCGTTGAAGAATGCGATACTGTTCCCTGATGTTATGAATTCTCAGCTTCAAGAGCTTCTAGAGAAGCAAGGTTCGGAGCTGAAGCAGGCCAAAGTGGTTATTCCAGCTCTGCAACAGCAGGTTTTTTCTCTCACCGGTCAGCTTCAAACCCTTGCGGAGGATCTTGCCGAG GTGAAGGCTGATAAATATTCAGCCAAAGCAGGTCTTCTCGGTTATGGAAGTTCTCCGAGGACACCAACACATGTCCGGGAAGATGCTTGCAACTCCTGG GAATTCAGCTCTGATGACCAGTCCGATGACCTATTACTAAAGGATCTCAATCCCTGCTTAACACCGTTCACCGCTAAATCAAGATCAAAG GAATTTGAGGGTAGGGGCTCTGGCTCTATACTTGATGAAAGCTTATCCGAGGATGATGCTAAAGTATATCCTGAGATGAATTTTAGCTCTCTTGATCACAACTTTTCCAAAAGTTCTGACTGTTGCCATAATTCCAGCAAAAGAAGTGTCGCAACCAAAGCAGGTCGAAGATCTGATGAGAGCAAATTAGCCTATGGAGGTAGAATGAATCATAAATTtgcataa
- the LOC137832152 gene encoding uncharacterized protein, which produces MTTSRRLADRKIARFERNISKKGSESTKKGYSYPVGPIVLGFFVFVVVGSSLFQIIRTASSRGMV; this is translated from the exons ATG ACTACTTCAAGGCGCCTAGCAGACAGGAAAATCGCAAGGTTTGAAAGGAATATTAGCAAAAAAGGATCAGAAAGCACTAAGAAAGGATATTCATACCCTGTGGGCCCGATTGTTCTTGGGTTCTTCGTCTTTGTTGTCGTTGGATCAT CTCTGTTTCAGATCATTAGGACAGCTTCAAGTCGTGGGATGGTTTAA
- the LOC137832154 gene encoding CASP-like protein 2B1 isoform X1 — MSSYLGAGVSTGTVPVNHDTNGKMFDRRIRITELVLRCVILGLGVLAAVLVGTDSQVKEFFSIQKTAKFTDMKALVFLVVANGLAAGFSLLQGLHCIICVVRGRTLLSKPLAWVIFSGDQVMAYVTVAAVAAAGQSGMLAKVGQPELQWMELCNMYGKFCNQVGEGIASAFGVSLSMVVLSCISAFSLFRLYGGNRMKNVYC, encoded by the exons ATGAGTAGTTACTTGGGTGCAGGTGTTAGTACTGGGACTGTCCCAGTTAACCACGACACAAATGGGAAAATGTTTGATAGGAGGATAAGGATAACTGAGTTGGTGTTGAGGTGTGTGATCCTAGGTTTGGGAGTTCTTGCAGCTGTTCTCGTGGGAACTGATTCCCAAGTCAAAGAGTTTTTCTCAATTCAGAAGACAGCTAAATTTACAGACATGAAGGCTTTGGT ATTCCTGGTAGTTGCAAATGGGTTGGCTGCTGGCTTCTCTCTACTCCAAGGGCTGCACTGTATCATTTGTGTGGTCAGAGGAAGAACACTCTTAAGCAAGCCCCTAGCATGGGTCATTTTTTCTGGTGATCAG GTAATGGCATATGTAACAGTGGCGGCAGTGGCGGCTGCAGGGCAATCGGGAATGTTAGCAAAGGTGGGCCAGCCAGAACTGCAATGGATGGAGTTGTGCAACATGTATGGAAAATTCTGCAACCAAGTGGGAGAAGGGATTGCTAGTGCTTTTGGGGTTAGCCTTAGTATGGTGGTCCTGTCTTGTATTTCTGCTTTCAGTCTCTTCAGGTTGTATGGTGGTAACAGAATGAAAAATGTATATTGTTAG
- the LOC137832154 gene encoding CASP-like protein 2B1 isoform X2, producing MFDRRIRITELVLRCVILGLGVLAAVLVGTDSQVKEFFSIQKTAKFTDMKALVFLVVANGLAAGFSLLQGLHCIICVVRGRTLLSKPLAWVIFSGDQVMAYVTVAAVAAAGQSGMLAKVGQPELQWMELCNMYGKFCNQVGEGIASAFGVSLSMVVLSCISAFSLFRLYGGNRMKNVYC from the exons ATGTTTGATAGGAGGATAAGGATAACTGAGTTGGTGTTGAGGTGTGTGATCCTAGGTTTGGGAGTTCTTGCAGCTGTTCTCGTGGGAACTGATTCCCAAGTCAAAGAGTTTTTCTCAATTCAGAAGACAGCTAAATTTACAGACATGAAGGCTTTGGT ATTCCTGGTAGTTGCAAATGGGTTGGCTGCTGGCTTCTCTCTACTCCAAGGGCTGCACTGTATCATTTGTGTGGTCAGAGGAAGAACACTCTTAAGCAAGCCCCTAGCATGGGTCATTTTTTCTGGTGATCAG GTAATGGCATATGTAACAGTGGCGGCAGTGGCGGCTGCAGGGCAATCGGGAATGTTAGCAAAGGTGGGCCAGCCAGAACTGCAATGGATGGAGTTGTGCAACATGTATGGAAAATTCTGCAACCAAGTGGGAGAAGGGATTGCTAGTGCTTTTGGGGTTAGCCTTAGTATGGTGGTCCTGTCTTGTATTTCTGCTTTCAGTCTCTTCAGGTTGTATGGTGGTAACAGAATGAAAAATGTATATTGTTAG
- the LOC137833145 gene encoding uncharacterized protein, with amino-acid sequence MALLRCCLFIILFLLGFAESQPFTHPINHTDLQVAIGDMRAKSYYGFAMLLQMLNGTTAQPIRDFTFLMPDDKQLSSSSIFVDEVGEFLLKHAIPMPLHFNDLSHFPTGTLVPSGNSSRMIRIYNRGKRDFFVNNAKIVSANVCLNSVIKCHGVDAIIDYDN; translated from the coding sequence ATGGCCCTACTAAGGTGTTGTTTGTTTAtcattcttttccttcttgGTTTTGCAGAATCACAGCCTTTCACACATCCCATTAACCACACTGACTTACAAGTAGCAATAGGTGACATGAGAGCAAAATCTTACTACGGATTTGCAATGCTTTTGCAGATGCTCAATGGAACAACAGCACAACCAATTAGGGACTTTACTTTCTTGATGCCAGATGATAAACAACTATCTTCTTCATCTATTTTTGTTGATGAAGTGGGAGAGTTCTTGCTAAAACATGCCATACCAATGCCTCTACACTTCAATGACTTATCTCATTTCCCAACTGGGACCCTTGTTCCCTCAGGGAATAGCTCCAGAATGATTAGGATCTATAACCGTGGCAAAAGAGATTTCTTTGTTAATAATGCAAAAATTGTTTCGGCCAATGTTTGCTTGAACTCTGTGATCAAATGCCACGGAGTTGATGCAATAATTGACTATGATAATTGA